One Gemmatimonas sp. UBA7669 genomic window, CAGCGGTAACGACACGGGCCTGCGCGCCGAGCAGCTGGGCGGAGGCAGCAAGCGGGACGAGCCAGAGGGCGGCCGGGGCGGCCAGTCGAGCGAGTCGGGGCATCAGCGGTTGGGCTTGGGGGGAGGAACCGTAGAAAACTGGCCGCCGTGTGGGCCCGAGGGAACGGGCCAGCGCCGCGGAATGTGGCCGTCTGTGGCCGAGCTGTGGCTTGCCTCTTGGCGGGCCAGTGGCGAGCGTGGGAGGTGGCCTGGCGCGCCCGGTGGCGTGCCCAAGGCCCATTCACCGCCTTTGCCCGAGGTTTTCATGATTCGCACTGGTTCGGCCGTGTGGAACGGCACCATCAAGGACGGCAGCGGTTCGCTCACCACGCCCAGCGGGGTGCTGAGCAGCACGCCCTACTCGTTCAAGATGCGCTTTGAGGACGAGACGGGCCGCAGCGGCACCAATCCGGAAGAGCTCATCGCTGCCGCGCATGCCGGCTGCTTCTCCATGGCCCTGTCGGGTCAGCTGACCAAGGCCGGCTTCACGCCCGAGTCGCTGGCCACGTCGGCGGCGGTGACGCTGGAGCAGAAGGACGGCGGCTTCGCGATTACCAAGGTGCACCTGACGCTCAAGGCCAAGGTGCCGGGCATCACGGAAGCGCAGTTCCAGGAGCTCGCTGGTGCAGCCAAGGCGGGCTGCCCGGTGTCGAAGGTGCTGAATGCGGAGATCACGTTGGCAGCGACGCTGGCGGGTTAACAGCAAACAGCGATAGCCGGGGCGTCGGAAGCCCGGGCGCCGGGAGCACGTGGCGGGAGCCTCGACCGCAGACGGCGGTTCAAGGCTTCTGCCGTGTGGCTTCTGCTTCGGGGCTTCCGGCCTCCCGCTCCCGCCGTTCGCTGTTTTTGTGTATATTCGTATGT contains:
- a CDS encoding OsmC family protein, with product MIRTGSAVWNGTIKDGSGSLTTPSGVLSSTPYSFKMRFEDETGRSGTNPEELIAAAHAGCFSMALSGQLTKAGFTPESLATSAAVTLEQKDGGFAITKVHLTLKAKVPGITEAQFQELAGAAKAGCPVSKVLNAEITLAATLAG